GCCTGGACGCCGCACCGGGCGCTCGCCGGCTCCTACCATCGCAACGTCGCGGGCAATCTTGCCGCGCTCGACATGCTGCTCGCCGATCCGCAAGCGGCCGAAGCGCTTGCACGCAACGCGAAAGTGGGCGTTGTCGCCGTTTGTCCCGGAAATTCCGAGACCACCCTGCTGGCCGCCGCGGCCCCCGACGGGCTCCTTTCGGCGTTGAATGCGGGCCGCGTGCCCGCCTGGCTTGAGCCGGCCGGAGGCGATCAGGCGCTGCGCCTCTATCGCGTCAGGCCGGACTGACCGTTCGTTCATAACATCGTTATCATCGATACCCTTCTTCAACTGTTTTGCGGCATAGTGAGGCTGAATCATCAGCATGCACGGATAAGATGCCCGGATCGACCGGCACGACAGACACGGGGAGGGAGCCTGCGGATCTCGCATTTACGGATCCGCTGACGGGCCTCGGCAACCAGCGCCGCTTCGTCGACAAGGTCGAGCGGCTGAAGGCGGAGCGCGCGGAGGATCCTGCCCCGTTTGCCATCGGCATCGTCGATCTAGACGGCTTCAAGCCGATCAACGACCTGTTCGGCCGGCGTGCCGGCGACCATATCCTGATGCAGGTCGCCATGCGTCTGCGTGCCGCGATGGACCAGCAGTCGACGGTCACGCGCCTCGGCGCAGACGAGTTCGGCGTCCTCCTGCCGATGACCTTTTCCGAGCAGGCCGCCGACCAGCAGGCGCAGATGCTGATCGAGATTCTGTCCGCCCCCTACGATGTCGGCGACCGCACCGCGCGCCTGTCCGCCTCCGTCGGCTGTGCGCTCTATTTCGGCGACCAGAGCGCGGAAGACCTGATCAGCAAGGCGGAGACGGCACTCTATCACGCCAAGCGCTCCGGCCGCGGCAGGGTCGTGGTCTACACCCACCAGATGGAGGAGGCGGCCAAGCGCGTCACCCGCATCGAGCAGGCGCTGCGCCGCGCCGTCGCCGCCGGTGAGGTGGAGCCCCATTTCCAGCCGATCGTCGACCTGCGCACACGTGATACCATCGGCTTCGAGGCGCTCGCCCGCTGGACCGACCAGGATCTCGGCGTCGTGCCGCCCAACGTCTTCATCCCGATCGCGGAGGAGCGCGGCATCATCGGCGCGCTCTCGCAGCTCGCGCTGCGCAAGGCGACGCTCGCCGCGCGCGACTGGCCGGAGCACCTGTTCCTGTCTTTCAACCTGTCGCCCTCGCAGCTCGTCGACCAGAACACCGGCCTGCACATCCAGTCCATCCTCGCCGAAACGGGCTTCGATCCGCACCGGCTGGAGATCGAGATCACCGAGACCGGCATGATGACCGACCCGATCTCGGCCGAGAAGATCGTCGACGATCTCCGCGCCGTCGGAATCCGCATCTCGCTGGACGATTTCGGCACCGGCCAGTCGTCGCTCGGCCGCCTGCGCGACTTCCACTTCGACAAGCTGAAGATCGACCGCGCCTTCGTCGCCTCGATCCTGGAGGACAGGCCGTCGCAGCACATCATCCGCGCCATCCTCGCCATGTGCGACGGGCTCGGCATGGAGGTCGTGGCCGAAGGCATCGAAGAGGAGGCGCAGGCTTCCAGGCTCATCCAGTTCGGCTGCGGCGGCGGCCAGGGCTACCTGTTCGGCAGGCCGGTCGATGCCGCCGCGACGCTCGAATACCTGCGCAACGCCGGGCCGCGCGCGCTCGCGATCTGAGCATCGTCCGGGGCCTTGCGGCGGCCGCGCCTTTTTCCGATACATTCGGACCGGGAGAAGGAGCTTCACGCATGGCGATCACGGCGGTCTATCCGGACCTGAGGGACAGGCCTGTCCTCATAACGGGCGGCGGTTCCGGCATCGGCGCCGCGCTGACCGAGGGCTTCGTCCGGCAGGGATCGAAGGTCGCCTTCATCGACATCGCCGACGCGCCCAGCAACGCCCTCTGCGACAGGCTGGAAAGGGAAGCGGGCGTCCGGCCGCTGTTCGTCAAGGCTGACCTGCGCGACATCGAGGCGCTCCGGGCCGCCATCCACTATGCCGAGGCCGCGCATGGGCCGGCGCTGGTGCTGATCAACAACGCCGCCCGCGACGACCGGCACGACATCGCCGCCGTCACCTCCGAGTTCTGGGACGCCAACCAGGCGGTCAACCTCAAGCCGCATTTCTTCACCGCGCAGGCGGTCGCCGAGGGCATGAAGAAGGCTGGCACGGGCTCCATCATCAACTTCACCTCCACCTCCTTCATGATCAATCTCGGCACGCTGCCCTCCTATGCCGCGGCCAAGGCCGGCATCATCGGCCTCACCAAGGGGCTGGCCGGCGCGCTCGGCAAGCACGGCATCCGCGTCAATGCGATTGCGCCCGGCTGGGTCATCACCGAGCGCCAGCAGGAGCTATGGGTCACCGAGGAGGGGCTGGCCGCCCATGTCGCCAAGCAGTGCATCCACGAGGTGATGAAGCCCGACGACATCGTCGGCCCTTGCCTCTTCCTCGCCTCCGACAGTTCGCGCATGCTCACCGCCCAGACGATGATCGTCGACGGAGGTTTCCTGTGACCTCGCCGGCCGTGCTCGCCGCCGTCGACTGGGGCACGTCGAACCTGCGCGTCTGGCTGCTCGACGAGGCCGGCGATGTCGTCGGCGAGCGCAAGTCGGGCGAGGGCATGTCGAGCGCCGGCGGCAAGGGCTTCGCGGCGATCCTCGAGGAACATCTGGCGGCCCTCGGCGCGCCGGAAGGCCTGCCCGCGATCGTCTGCGGCATGGCCGGCGCCCGCCAGGGCTGGGTCGAGGCGGGTTATCTCGACGTGCCGGCGCGGATCGCCGATTTCGCGCAGGCAGCGACGACAGCCCCCGGCGCGCGCCGTCCGGTGCGCATCCTGCCCGGCCTCGCCCAGCGCGGCGCGGAGCATCCGGACGTGATGCGCGGCGAGGAGACGCAGCTTGCCGGCGCCGAACTCGCCGAAGGCGCGCATTTCGTCTGCATGCCGGGCACCCATTCCAAATGGGTTGCCGTCGAGGACGGCGTCGTCACCGGCTTCCGCACCGCCATGACCGGCGAGCTGTTCCACCTGCTCGCCAGCCACTCGATCCTGCGTCATTCCCTCGGCGAGACGCCGGATGCCGGTACGCCTAAGGCGCCTGCGTTCCAGAAGGCCTTGAGGGATGCGCTCGCCAATCCAGAGCGTCTCACCTCCGCGCTCTTCGCCATCCGCGCCGGCGGCCTGCTCGACAACGTTCCGTCGGAGGATGCCGCGGCGACGCTGTCCGGCCTCCTCATCGGGGCCGAGATCGCCGGAGCGAAGTCCGCCGCGCCCGCCATGCATGTCGTCACCCTCGTCGCGTCCGGTGGCATGGCGAAGCGCTACGCAGCTGCGCTGGGAACCGCCGGCCTTCTGGTCAATCTCGTCGACGCCGACGACGCCGTGCGAAAAGGCCTGTTCGAGGCCGGTCGCCGCCTTTTCCTGTCCGGAGCCTCCGCATGACCGCCTCCGCCCCCTGGCCGAAGCTGAAGCGCAACATCGTCGCCATCCTGCGCGGCGTGACGCCCGACGAGATCGCCGACATCGGCGATGCGCTCCATGAGGCCGGCGTCGAGGCGATTGAGGTTCCGCTCAACTCGCCCGATCCCTTCCGGTCGATCGAGCTTCTGGCGAAGCGCCTGCCCGATGCGCTCACCGGCGCCGGCACCGTCGTGCGCATCGGCGATGTCGACCGATTGCACCAGGCCGGCGGTCGCCTGCTCGTCGCGCCCAATGTCGATCCGGCAATCCTCGCCCGTGCAGCGGAATTCGGCATGGTCACCATGCCCGGGGTCTTCACCGCGACCGAGGCCTTCCTCGCGCACCACGCGGGCGCCTCGGCGCTGAAGTTCTTCCCGGCCAGCGTGCTCGGCCCGGCCGGCATCTCGGCGCTCAGGGCCGTTCTGCCGCGCGAGGCGGTGGTCGGCGCGGTCGGCGGCGTCTCGGAAGCCGACTTCGCGGCCTATGCCAAGGCCGGCGTCGTGGCTTTCGGCCTCGGCTCCAGCCTCTACAAGCCGGGCCTGGATCGGATCGAAGTCGCGAAACGGGCCAAGGCGGCGGTCACCGCCTATGACGAGGTCTTCGGGAGGACGGCATGAGCGCGACGACACTCTGCGACATCGTCTGCCATCTCGGCGAGGGACCGACCTGGGACACGGCGACGAACACCGTCTACTGGTTCGACATCCTTGAGCGCCGCCTGCTGGAAAAGGCCTGGCCGGACGGCGAGACCGTCGTGCACGACCTGCCCTTCATGGCGAGCGCGCTGTTCCGCATCGACGCGCAGCGCCAGCTCGTCTGGAGCGAGACCGGCTTCCATCTTCGCGACCGTGCCACCGGCAAGCTCGTCCTCCACACCCCGG
The Mesorhizobium australicum genome window above contains:
- a CDS encoding SDR family NAD(P)-dependent oxidoreductase, whose translation is MAITAVYPDLRDRPVLITGGGSGIGAALTEGFVRQGSKVAFIDIADAPSNALCDRLEREAGVRPLFVKADLRDIEALRAAIHYAEAAHGPALVLINNAARDDRHDIAAVTSEFWDANQAVNLKPHFFTAQAVAEGMKKAGTGSIINFTSTSFMINLGTLPSYAAAKAGIIGLTKGLAGALGKHGIRVNAIAPGWVITERQQELWVTEEGLAAHVAKQCIHEVMKPDDIVGPCLFLASDSSRMLTAQTMIVDGGFL
- a CDS encoding 2-dehydro-3-deoxy-6-phosphogalactonate aldolase, encoding MTASAPWPKLKRNIVAILRGVTPDEIADIGDALHEAGVEAIEVPLNSPDPFRSIELLAKRLPDALTGAGTVVRIGDVDRLHQAGGRLLVAPNVDPAILARAAEFGMVTMPGVFTATEAFLAHHAGASALKFFPASVLGPAGISALRAVLPREAVVGAVGGVSEADFAAYAKAGVVAFGLGSSLYKPGLDRIEVAKRAKAAVTAYDEVFGRTA
- a CDS encoding putative bifunctional diguanylate cyclase/phosphodiesterase, whose translation is MPGSTGTTDTGREPADLAFTDPLTGLGNQRRFVDKVERLKAERAEDPAPFAIGIVDLDGFKPINDLFGRRAGDHILMQVAMRLRAAMDQQSTVTRLGADEFGVLLPMTFSEQAADQQAQMLIEILSAPYDVGDRTARLSASVGCALYFGDQSAEDLISKAETALYHAKRSGRGRVVVYTHQMEEAAKRVTRIEQALRRAVAAGEVEPHFQPIVDLRTRDTIGFEALARWTDQDLGVVPPNVFIPIAEERGIIGALSQLALRKATLAARDWPEHLFLSFNLSPSQLVDQNTGLHIQSILAETGFDPHRLEIEITETGMMTDPISAEKIVDDLRAVGIRISLDDFGTGQSSLGRLRDFHFDKLKIDRAFVASILEDRPSQHIIRAILAMCDGLGMEVVAEGIEEEAQASRLIQFGCGGGQGYLFGRPVDAAATLEYLRNAGPRALAI
- a CDS encoding 2-dehydro-3-deoxygalactonokinase, whose protein sequence is MTSPAVLAAVDWGTSNLRVWLLDEAGDVVGERKSGEGMSSAGGKGFAAILEEHLAALGAPEGLPAIVCGMAGARQGWVEAGYLDVPARIADFAQAATTAPGARRPVRILPGLAQRGAEHPDVMRGEETQLAGAELAEGAHFVCMPGTHSKWVAVEDGVVTGFRTAMTGELFHLLASHSILRHSLGETPDAGTPKAPAFQKALRDALANPERLTSALFAIRAGGLLDNVPSEDAAATLSGLLIGAEIAGAKSAAPAMHVVTLVASGGMAKRYAAALGTAGLLVNLVDADDAVRKGLFEAGRRLFLSGASA